A part of Heliangelus exortis chromosome 3, bHelExo1.hap1, whole genome shotgun sequence genomic DNA contains:
- the OGFRL1 gene encoding opioid growth factor receptor-like protein 1 isoform X2, which translates to MGSLLSGVSFKEPTTVEDCDSTWETDSEPEAADAGGEPQRQEGVCTAAGGGEEPAELSAADCRPQEPPPAPASPPEEGERAEADATSPEQSGDGTELTAKPKRSFYAARDLYKYRHQYPNFKDLRYQNDLCNLRFYKNKIPFKPDGVYIEEVLNKWKGDYEKLEHNHTYIQWLFPLREQGLNFYAKELTTYEIEEFKKTKEAIRRFLLAYKMMLEFFGIKLIDKTGNVARAANWQERFQHLNESQHNYLRITRILKSLGELGYESFKSPLVKFILHEALVEDTIPNIKQSALEYFVYTIRDRRERRKLLRFAQQHYTPSEHFIWGPPRKQKSEGNKTNRKPASPISIHNSYISKHKKPKEPKNTSASGSSASKTTEGKKVELPKNGEENDLDEQEMNCDAVRQNNSEKNSETVTHQLSKSEETNDISDRKEDASHLKQDDENLNNDCGNHPGTIEKDSCDTENLSDNTTVDLQDNLDKDTLSGGTTTKIKDELKS; encoded by the exons aTGGGCAGCCTGCTGAGCGGGGTCAGCTTCAAGGAGCCCACCACGGTGGAGGACTGCGACTCCACCTGGGAGACCGACTCGGAGCCCGAAGCGGCGGACGCCGGCGGAGAGCCGCAGCGGCAGGAGGGGGTGTGCACCGCCGCGGGAGGCGGAGAAGAGCCGGCAGAGCTGTCCGCCGCGGACTGCCGGCCCCAGGAGCCGCCGCCGGCCCCGGCTTCGCCGCCAGAGGAAGGGGAGCGGGCAGAGGCGGACGCCACCAGCCCCGAGCAG AGTGGTGATGGAACTGAGCTGACAGCCAAGCCAAAGAGAAGCTTCTACGCAGCAAGAGATTTATACAAGTACCGACACCAGTACCCa AATTTCAAAGATCTTCGATATCAAAATGACTTGTGCAATCTCCGcttctacaaaaataaaatcccatttAAACCTGATG ggGTTTATATTGAAGAAGTCCTAAATAAATGGAAAGGAGACTATGAAAAACTGGAACATAACCACACATACATACAGTG GCTTTTTCCACTGAGAGAACAAGGTCTGAATTTCTATGCTAAAGAATTAACTACATATGAAATTGAG GaattcaagaaaacaaaagaagcaaTTAGAAGATTCCTTCTGGCTTACAAAATGATGTTGGAGTTTTTTGGAATAAAACTGATTGATAAAACTGGAAATGTAGCACGAGCTGCTAACTGGCAAGAAAGATTTCAGCATTTGAATGA gtCTCAACACAACTACTTGAGAATCACTCGAATTCTGAAAAGTCTTGGTGAGCTTGGATATGAGAGTTTCAAATCTCCCCTGGTAAAATTCATTCTCCATGAAGCTCTGGTGGAAGATACCATTCCCAACATTAAGCAAAGTGCTCtagaatattttgtttataCTATTAGAGACcgaagagaaaggaggaaactCCTGAGATTTGCCCAACAACATTATACACCCTCAGAGCATTTTATCTGGGGACCcccaagaaaacagaagtcagaaggaaacaaaacaaatagaaaGCCAGCATCTCCCATTTCTATTCACAATAGTTACATTTCTAAGCATAAGAAACCAAAAGAGCCTAAGAATACATCAGCAAGTGGAAGCTCAGCCAGTAAAACAACGGAAGGAAAGAAGGTAGAACTCccaaaaaatggagaagaaaatgacTTGGATGAACAAGAAATGAACTGTGATGCTGTTAGGCAGAACAACAGTGAAAAGAACAGTGAAACTGTTACCCATCAGCtttcaaaatcagaagaaaCTAATGATATTTCAGACAGGAAGGAAGATGCTTCTCATTTGAAACAAGATGATGAAAATCTGAACAATGACTGTGGAAATCACCCAGGCACTATAGAGAAAGATTCATGTGACACTGAGAATTTGTCAGATAACACAACAGTGGATCTACAAGATAACCTGGATAAGGATACACTTTCAGGGGGGACCACCACAAAAATCAAGGATGAGCTCAAATCATGA
- the OGFRL1 gene encoding opioid growth factor receptor-like protein 1 isoform X1, with amino-acid sequence MGSLLSGVSFKEPTTVEDCDSTWETDSEPEAADAGGEPQRQEGVCTAAGGGEEPAELSAADCRPQEPPPAPASPPEEGERAEADATSPEQSGDGTELTAKPKRSFYAARDLYKYRHQYPQNFKDLRYQNDLCNLRFYKNKIPFKPDGVYIEEVLNKWKGDYEKLEHNHTYIQWLFPLREQGLNFYAKELTTYEIEEFKKTKEAIRRFLLAYKMMLEFFGIKLIDKTGNVARAANWQERFQHLNESQHNYLRITRILKSLGELGYESFKSPLVKFILHEALVEDTIPNIKQSALEYFVYTIRDRRERRKLLRFAQQHYTPSEHFIWGPPRKQKSEGNKTNRKPASPISIHNSYISKHKKPKEPKNTSASGSSASKTTEGKKVELPKNGEENDLDEQEMNCDAVRQNNSEKNSETVTHQLSKSEETNDISDRKEDASHLKQDDENLNNDCGNHPGTIEKDSCDTENLSDNTTVDLQDNLDKDTLSGGTTTKIKDELKS; translated from the exons aTGGGCAGCCTGCTGAGCGGGGTCAGCTTCAAGGAGCCCACCACGGTGGAGGACTGCGACTCCACCTGGGAGACCGACTCGGAGCCCGAAGCGGCGGACGCCGGCGGAGAGCCGCAGCGGCAGGAGGGGGTGTGCACCGCCGCGGGAGGCGGAGAAGAGCCGGCAGAGCTGTCCGCCGCGGACTGCCGGCCCCAGGAGCCGCCGCCGGCCCCGGCTTCGCCGCCAGAGGAAGGGGAGCGGGCAGAGGCGGACGCCACCAGCCCCGAGCAG AGTGGTGATGGAACTGAGCTGACAGCCAAGCCAAAGAGAAGCTTCTACGCAGCAAGAGATTTATACAAGTACCGACACCAGTACCCa caGAATTTCAAAGATCTTCGATATCAAAATGACTTGTGCAATCTCCGcttctacaaaaataaaatcccatttAAACCTGATG ggGTTTATATTGAAGAAGTCCTAAATAAATGGAAAGGAGACTATGAAAAACTGGAACATAACCACACATACATACAGTG GCTTTTTCCACTGAGAGAACAAGGTCTGAATTTCTATGCTAAAGAATTAACTACATATGAAATTGAG GaattcaagaaaacaaaagaagcaaTTAGAAGATTCCTTCTGGCTTACAAAATGATGTTGGAGTTTTTTGGAATAAAACTGATTGATAAAACTGGAAATGTAGCACGAGCTGCTAACTGGCAAGAAAGATTTCAGCATTTGAATGA gtCTCAACACAACTACTTGAGAATCACTCGAATTCTGAAAAGTCTTGGTGAGCTTGGATATGAGAGTTTCAAATCTCCCCTGGTAAAATTCATTCTCCATGAAGCTCTGGTGGAAGATACCATTCCCAACATTAAGCAAAGTGCTCtagaatattttgtttataCTATTAGAGACcgaagagaaaggaggaaactCCTGAGATTTGCCCAACAACATTATACACCCTCAGAGCATTTTATCTGGGGACCcccaagaaaacagaagtcagaaggaaacaaaacaaatagaaaGCCAGCATCTCCCATTTCTATTCACAATAGTTACATTTCTAAGCATAAGAAACCAAAAGAGCCTAAGAATACATCAGCAAGTGGAAGCTCAGCCAGTAAAACAACGGAAGGAAAGAAGGTAGAACTCccaaaaaatggagaagaaaatgacTTGGATGAACAAGAAATGAACTGTGATGCTGTTAGGCAGAACAACAGTGAAAAGAACAGTGAAACTGTTACCCATCAGCtttcaaaatcagaagaaaCTAATGATATTTCAGACAGGAAGGAAGATGCTTCTCATTTGAAACAAGATGATGAAAATCTGAACAATGACTGTGGAAATCACCCAGGCACTATAGAGAAAGATTCATGTGACACTGAGAATTTGTCAGATAACACAACAGTGGATCTACAAGATAACCTGGATAAGGATACACTTTCAGGGGGGACCACCACAAAAATCAAGGATGAGCTCAAATCATGA
- the OGFRL1 gene encoding opioid growth factor receptor-like protein 1 isoform X3, with protein sequence MSGDGTELTAKPKRSFYAARDLYKYRHQYPQNFKDLRYQNDLCNLRFYKNKIPFKPDGVYIEEVLNKWKGDYEKLEHNHTYIQWLFPLREQGLNFYAKELTTYEIEEFKKTKEAIRRFLLAYKMMLEFFGIKLIDKTGNVARAANWQERFQHLNESQHNYLRITRILKSLGELGYESFKSPLVKFILHEALVEDTIPNIKQSALEYFVYTIRDRRERRKLLRFAQQHYTPSEHFIWGPPRKQKSEGNKTNRKPASPISIHNSYISKHKKPKEPKNTSASGSSASKTTEGKKVELPKNGEENDLDEQEMNCDAVRQNNSEKNSETVTHQLSKSEETNDISDRKEDASHLKQDDENLNNDCGNHPGTIEKDSCDTENLSDNTTVDLQDNLDKDTLSGGTTTKIKDELKS encoded by the exons AGTGGTGATGGAACTGAGCTGACAGCCAAGCCAAAGAGAAGCTTCTACGCAGCAAGAGATTTATACAAGTACCGACACCAGTACCCa caGAATTTCAAAGATCTTCGATATCAAAATGACTTGTGCAATCTCCGcttctacaaaaataaaatcccatttAAACCTGATG ggGTTTATATTGAAGAAGTCCTAAATAAATGGAAAGGAGACTATGAAAAACTGGAACATAACCACACATACATACAGTG GCTTTTTCCACTGAGAGAACAAGGTCTGAATTTCTATGCTAAAGAATTAACTACATATGAAATTGAG GaattcaagaaaacaaaagaagcaaTTAGAAGATTCCTTCTGGCTTACAAAATGATGTTGGAGTTTTTTGGAATAAAACTGATTGATAAAACTGGAAATGTAGCACGAGCTGCTAACTGGCAAGAAAGATTTCAGCATTTGAATGA gtCTCAACACAACTACTTGAGAATCACTCGAATTCTGAAAAGTCTTGGTGAGCTTGGATATGAGAGTTTCAAATCTCCCCTGGTAAAATTCATTCTCCATGAAGCTCTGGTGGAAGATACCATTCCCAACATTAAGCAAAGTGCTCtagaatattttgtttataCTATTAGAGACcgaagagaaaggaggaaactCCTGAGATTTGCCCAACAACATTATACACCCTCAGAGCATTTTATCTGGGGACCcccaagaaaacagaagtcagaaggaaacaaaacaaatagaaaGCCAGCATCTCCCATTTCTATTCACAATAGTTACATTTCTAAGCATAAGAAACCAAAAGAGCCTAAGAATACATCAGCAAGTGGAAGCTCAGCCAGTAAAACAACGGAAGGAAAGAAGGTAGAACTCccaaaaaatggagaagaaaatgacTTGGATGAACAAGAAATGAACTGTGATGCTGTTAGGCAGAACAACAGTGAAAAGAACAGTGAAACTGTTACCCATCAGCtttcaaaatcagaagaaaCTAATGATATTTCAGACAGGAAGGAAGATGCTTCTCATTTGAAACAAGATGATGAAAATCTGAACAATGACTGTGGAAATCACCCAGGCACTATAGAGAAAGATTCATGTGACACTGAGAATTTGTCAGATAACACAACAGTGGATCTACAAGATAACCTGGATAAGGATACACTTTCAGGGGGGACCACCACAAAAATCAAGGATGAGCTCAAATCATGA